A single window of Alosa alosa isolate M-15738 ecotype Scorff River chromosome 11, AALO_Geno_1.1, whole genome shotgun sequence DNA harbors:
- the klhdc4 gene encoding kelch domain-containing protein 4: MEKKVSKRSKREEEDLEALIAEFQQLDAKKTQVVETTCPPPSPRLNASLSAHPEKDELILFGGEFFNGKKTYLYNDLFLYNIKKNTWMKLDIPNPPPPRCAHQAVVVAQGGGQLWLFGGEFASPDGEQFYHYKDLWLLHLNPLKWEQIKAPGAPSGRSGHRMVLCKRQLLVFGGFHESTRDYIYYNDVHCFSLDSFSWTRLTPLGSGPGPRSACLMTATSDHSGIIVYGGYSKSRAKKDVDKGTIHSDMFLLKRDGKDGQEKWAWCRVSPGGVKPVPRSGFTGGVCVGAGARTLLFGGVCDDEDEETLEGDFFNDLYLYDITKNRWHPAKLKGTKSERKKRRRGRRAGDGDGGQSEETAEDRASPQEPTEIIKEIVTEDGTVMTIREAVPVARAESESEEEEDEEEDEEEGAAASLVEPCARSNAMATVKGGRLYLYGGMFEVGDKQVTLADLYSLDLHKMDKWDVLQEMDPKAQEWLEESDEEDDDDGDEEARGGESDEESEEEESESEEEGDHPCVQAGESLEAYQHRTEAYWLKLARTNMGQDAKDKKVQKVAVAMAKVFYEDQ, from the exons GCTCAACGCCTCTCTGTCCGCCCACCCCGAGAAAGACGAGCTAATACTGTTTGGTGGGGAGTTTTTTAACGGGAAAAAA ACTTATCTGTACAACGACCTGTTCTTGTACAACATCAAGAAGAACACTTGGATGAAGCTGGACATCCCCAATCCCCCTCCTCCACGCTGTGCTCACCAG GCGGTGGTGGTGGCTCAGGGTGGGGGGCAGTTGTGGCTATTTGGTGGAGAGTTTGCTTCCCCTGACGGAGAGCAGTTCTACCACTACAAGGACCTGTGGCTGCTGCACCTCAATCCGCTCAAATGGGAGCAGATCAA agctccAGGCGCTCCTTCAGGTCGCAGTGGCCATCGGATGGTTCTGTGTAAACGACAGCTGCTGGTTTTTGGAGGCTTCCATGAGAGTACCAG GGACTACATCTACTACAACGACGTGCACTGCTTCAGTCTGGACTCGTTTAGCTGGACTCGTCTGACCCCCTTGGGCTCGGGCCCCGGTCCTCGCTCTGCCTGTCTGATGACCGCCACTTCAGACCACTCCGGCATCATCGTCTACGGGGGCTACTCCAAATCT AGGGCCAAGAAGGACGTGGACAAGGGCACTATTCACTCAGACATGTTCCTGCTCAAGAGAGACGGCAAAGACGGCCAGG AGAAGTGGGCCTGGTGCCGTGTGAGCCCTGGGGGTGTGAAGCCGGTTCCCCGCTCTGGCTTCAcggggggagtgtgtgtaggCGCTGGGGCCCGCACCCTGCTGTTTGGGGGCGTGTGCGATGACGAGGACGAGGAGACGCTCGAGGGAGATTTCTTCAATGACCTCTACCTGTACGACATCACCAAGAACCGTTGGCACCCTGCCAagttaaag ggCACCAAATCAGAGCGGAAGAAACGGCGACgagggaggagagcaggagacgGAGACGGGGGTCAGTCGGAGGAGACGGCCGAAGACCGCGCGTCGCCACAGGAGCCTACTGAGATCATCAAGGAGATCGTCACGGAGGACGGCACGGTGATGACCATCCGGGAGGCAGTGCCCGTGGCCAGGGCGGAGTCTGAGAgcgaagaggaggaagatgaggaggaggatgaggaagagggtgCGGCGGCCTCGCTGGTGGAACCCTGTGCCCGCTCCAACGCCATGGCAACCGTGAAGGGGGGCCGTCTCTACCTGTACGGGGGTATGTTTGAGGTGGGAGACAAACAGGTGACGCTAGCCGACCTCTACAGCCTCGACCTCCACAAGATGGACAAATGGGACGTCCTGCAGGAGATGGACCCCA AGGCTCAAGAATGGCTGGAGGAGTCtgatgaggaagatgatgatgacgGGGATGAAGAAGCCAGAGGCggagagagtgatgaggagagtgaggaagaggaaagtGAGAGTGAAGAAG agggTGATCACCCATGTGTGCAGGCTGGTGAGTCTCTGGAAGCGTACCAGCATCGGACAGAAGCGTACTGGCTGAAACTGGCACGGACCAACATGGGACAGGATGCCAAGGACAAGAAGGTGCAGAAAGTGGCTGTAGCCATGGCCAAAGTCTTCTACGAGGACCAGTGA